In the genome of Myxococcus stipitatus, one region contains:
- the recJ gene encoding single-stranded-DNA-specific exonuclease RecJ, whose amino-acid sequence MRWLLPDVVEEEVGSLAGELSLHPLAARVLLHRGYRTPESASAFLSDRLADLPDPFRMKGMAAGVDRLVRALHRREKVTLYGDYDVDGVCSTSLLCLFLRELGGSPSTYIPHRLDEGYGLNLGAVERIAGDGTRVLVTLDCGITSVAEITRAKELGLDVVVVDHHTVPPTLPPAVAVLNPHQPGCEYPTKALCAAGVAFNLCMGLRKRLRDEGYFATRKEPNLRALMDLVALATVADVVPLTGANRILVTHGLQELTAARRPGVRALKEAAGMDPDTPITAGQVGFRLGPRINAAGRLHDASLGLQLLCSETLESARSLASVLDRANAERQGIESHILTQALAQAEERKDARGFVLFDEGWHPGVIGIVASRVVERYHRPTVMVGVKDGVGKGSARSIEAFHLFDALNGCSSLLTKFGGHKHAAGLTIDADKLPALREAFEKIAWQRLTPEDLIPRCRVDAVVSARELDATAVEALQRLGPFGQGNPEPVLVLRHQVARPRVLPAKAAGSNGHLKLALVEAPELDAIGFGMADRARLVEGPVDLAFQAGFDTFRGQRKLSLRLKDVRVAA is encoded by the coding sequence GTGCGGTGGTTGCTTCCAGACGTGGTCGAGGAGGAGGTGGGGTCGCTGGCGGGGGAGTTGTCACTCCATCCGTTGGCGGCGCGGGTGCTCTTGCATCGCGGTTACCGGACGCCCGAGTCAGCGTCGGCGTTCCTGTCGGACCGGCTGGCGGACCTGCCGGACCCGTTCCGGATGAAAGGAATGGCGGCGGGCGTGGACCGGCTGGTGCGCGCGCTGCACCGGCGCGAGAAGGTGACGCTGTACGGGGACTACGACGTGGACGGTGTGTGCTCCACGTCGCTCCTGTGCCTGTTCCTGCGGGAGCTGGGCGGCTCGCCCTCGACGTACATCCCCCACCGGCTGGATGAGGGCTATGGCCTCAACCTGGGCGCGGTGGAGCGCATCGCCGGGGATGGGACGCGGGTGCTGGTGACGCTGGACTGCGGCATCACCTCCGTGGCGGAGATCACCCGCGCGAAGGAGCTGGGGTTGGACGTGGTGGTGGTGGACCACCACACGGTGCCTCCCACGTTGCCTCCGGCGGTGGCGGTGCTCAACCCGCACCAGCCTGGCTGCGAGTACCCGACGAAGGCACTCTGCGCGGCGGGCGTGGCCTTCAACCTTTGCATGGGCCTGCGCAAGCGGCTGCGTGACGAGGGTTACTTCGCCACGCGCAAGGAGCCCAACCTCCGGGCGCTGATGGATCTGGTGGCCCTGGCCACCGTGGCGGACGTGGTGCCGCTCACGGGCGCCAACCGCATCCTGGTGACGCATGGGCTCCAGGAGCTCACGGCCGCGCGCCGTCCGGGCGTGCGCGCGCTGAAGGAAGCGGCGGGCATGGACCCGGACACGCCCATCACCGCGGGCCAGGTGGGCTTCCGCCTGGGGCCCCGCATCAACGCCGCGGGCCGGCTGCATGACGCGTCGCTGGGCCTCCAGCTGTTGTGCTCGGAGACGCTGGAGTCGGCGCGCTCGCTGGCCTCGGTGTTGGACCGGGCCAACGCGGAGCGGCAGGGCATCGAGAGCCACATCCTGACGCAGGCGCTGGCCCAGGCGGAGGAGCGCAAGGACGCGCGCGGCTTCGTGCTCTTCGACGAGGGCTGGCACCCGGGCGTCATTGGCATCGTCGCCTCGCGCGTGGTGGAGCGCTACCACCGGCCCACCGTCATGGTCGGCGTGAAGGACGGGGTGGGGAAGGGCTCGGCGCGCAGCATCGAGGCCTTCCACCTGTTCGACGCGCTCAACGGGTGCTCATCCCTGCTCACGAAGTTCGGTGGCCACAAGCACGCGGCGGGACTCACCATCGACGCGGACAAGCTGCCCGCGCTGCGCGAGGCATTCGAGAAGATTGCCTGGCAGCGGCTCACGCCCGAGGACCTCATCCCGCGGTGCCGCGTGGACGCGGTGGTGAGCGCGCGGGAGTTGGACGCGACGGCGGTGGAGGCGCTCCAGCGGCTGGGGCCCTTCGGCCAGGGCAACCCGGAGCCGGTGCTGGTGCTGCGCCATCAGGTGGCTCGCCCGCGCGTGCTTCCGGCCAAGGCGGCGGGCAGCAACGGACACCTGAAGCTGGCCCTGGTGGAGGCACCGGAGCTGGATGCCATCGGCTTCGGCATGGCGGACCGCGCGCGGCTGGTGGAAGGCCC